A genomic region of Brevibacillus sp. JNUCC-41 contains the following coding sequences:
- the purR gene encoding pur operon repressor — MKFRRSERLVDMTNYLLEHPGELVSLTYFAERYSSAKSSISEDLTIIKDTFEQRGIGSLTTVPGAAGGVKYIVSIKEEEANAFIDGLCDTIASPERLLPGGYLYMTDILGHPQTVNKVGRIIASMYAKKNVSVIMTMATKGISLAYAVANYLNVPVVIVRRNNKVTEGSTVSINYVSGSSKRIQTMVLSKRSLVEGSNVLIVDDFMKAGGTINGMVSLLDEFKATVAGIAVLVESEHTEECLVEDYVSLIKLTQVVERDKKINVSRGNYFTKKE, encoded by the coding sequence ATGAAATTTCGTCGCAGCGAGAGGCTAGTCGATATGACCAATTATTTATTAGAACATCCAGGGGAACTTGTTTCGCTGACTTATTTTGCTGAAAGATATAGTTCGGCAAAATCCTCGATCAGTGAAGATTTGACAATCATCAAAGATACCTTTGAACAACGGGGGATAGGATCTTTAACAACCGTTCCAGGTGCGGCCGGTGGGGTGAAATATATTGTTTCCATCAAGGAAGAAGAAGCCAATGCCTTCATTGACGGATTATGCGATACGATCGCTAGTCCCGAAAGGTTACTTCCTGGCGGTTATCTATATATGACAGACATATTAGGACATCCGCAAACCGTGAATAAGGTTGGAAGGATAATCGCTTCAATGTATGCCAAGAAAAATGTCTCAGTCATCATGACAATGGCAACCAAAGGGATATCATTAGCATACGCCGTGGCAAATTATTTGAATGTTCCAGTTGTCATTGTAAGAAGGAATAATAAAGTAACGGAAGGTTCTACAGTGAGCATCAATTATGTTTCAGGCTCTTCAAAGCGGATTCAGACTATGGTACTCTCTAAGAGAAGCTTGGTTGAAGGTTCGAATGTATTAATTGTAGACGATTTCATGAAGGCTGGGGGTACCATTAACGGTATGGTCAGTCTATTGGATGAATTTAAGGCAACAGTTGCCGGAATAGCAGTGCTGGTCGAATCCGAACATACTGAGGAGTGCCTTGTCGAGGACTATGTTTCATTAATCAAGTTGACGCAGGTGGTCGAAAGAGACAAGAAAATCAATGTAAGCCGTGGGAATTATTTTACGAAAAAGGAATAG
- a CDS encoding RidA family protein — protein sequence MKTIHTDEAPAAIGPYSQGVIVDKLFFSSGQIPLTASGEMVTGDVKEQTHQVFKNLQAVLKEAGASLETVIKATVFIKSMDDFGSINEIYGEYFSAHKPARSCVEVARLPKDALVEIEVVALVK from the coding sequence ATGAAAACGATACATACTGATGAAGCACCGGCAGCGATCGGACCATATTCACAAGGCGTGATCGTGGATAAGTTATTTTTCAGTTCAGGACAGATCCCACTTACTGCTTCTGGTGAGATGGTGACTGGGGATGTAAAGGAACAGACACACCAGGTCTTTAAGAATCTCCAAGCTGTATTGAAAGAAGCTGGGGCTTCATTGGAAACTGTCATTAAGGCAACAGTATTCATTAAAAGTATGGATGATTTCGGTTCGATTAATGAAATTTACGGAGAATATTTTTCTGCTCACAAACCTGCTCGCTCTTGTGTAGAGGTTGCTCGCCTTCCTAAAGATGCACTAGTGGAAATAGAAGTGGTAGCGCTCGTTAAATAA
- the spoVG gene encoding septation regulator SpoVG, whose product MEVTDVRLRRVNTDGRMRAIASITLDNEFVVHDIRVIDGNNGLFVAMPSKRTPDGEFRDIAHPINSSTRGKIQEAVLTEYHRLGELETELEEAGAGAS is encoded by the coding sequence ATGGAAGTAACTGACGTAAGATTACGCCGTGTGAATACGGATGGTCGTATGAGAGCTATCGCATCAATTACACTGGATAATGAATTTGTGGTTCATGATATTCGTGTGATCGACGGAAACAATGGTTTATTTGTAGCAATGCCAAGTAAACGAACTCCAGATGGAGAATTCCGGGATATCGCTCATCCAATCAATTCCTCGACACGCGGGAAAATTCAAGAAGCTGTCTTGACAGAATATCATCGATTGGGAGAACTTGAAACTGAATTAGAGGAAGCTGGAGCAGGTGCTTCTTAA
- the glmU gene encoding bifunctional UDP-N-acetylglucosamine diphosphorylase/glucosamine-1-phosphate N-acetyltransferase GlmU → MSNRYAIILAAGQGTRMKSKLYKVLHPVCGKPMVQHVIDQVNQLQIEDIVTVIGHGAEKVQEQLGDSCKYALQEQQLGTAHAVMQAESALSVKSGTTLVICGDTPLIKAETMKELIALHEQSQAKATILTAYADNPAGYGRVLRGEGGLVEKIVEHKDATDEERYVKEINTGTYCFDNQALFSALKKVSNENVQGEYYLPDVIEILKEEGEVVTAFQSSDFEETLGVNDRVALSQAEQILRKRINETHMRNGVTIIDPLTTYIEADVQIGQDTVISPGSFIKGKSIIGQDCIIGPNTEISNCEIGDGTEVLQSVVHESSIGSFVKIGPFAHVRPQSDIKDSVKIGNFVEIKKTVFGEGSKASHLSYIGDAEVGENVNIGCGSITVNYDGKNKHLTKIEDNVFIGCNSNLVAPVTVGEGAYVAAGSTITQDVPPEALSVARARQVNKEDYVKNLKFNK, encoded by the coding sequence ATGAGTAATCGCTATGCAATAATATTGGCCGCTGGGCAAGGTACTAGGATGAAATCTAAGCTTTATAAGGTTTTGCACCCTGTTTGCGGGAAACCAATGGTACAACATGTTATCGATCAAGTCAATCAACTTCAAATAGAAGATATTGTTACAGTCATCGGCCATGGAGCTGAAAAAGTACAAGAACAACTTGGTGATTCATGCAAGTATGCCTTACAAGAACAGCAATTAGGTACGGCACATGCTGTAATGCAAGCGGAAAGCGCTTTATCCGTAAAAAGTGGAACGACCCTTGTTATTTGCGGTGATACGCCTCTGATTAAAGCGGAAACGATGAAAGAGCTTATAGCATTGCATGAGCAAAGTCAGGCGAAAGCAACAATCTTAACAGCATATGCAGATAATCCTGCTGGTTATGGAAGGGTCCTTCGCGGTGAAGGCGGTCTTGTAGAAAAAATCGTCGAGCATAAGGATGCCACTGATGAAGAAAGATATGTTAAGGAAATAAATACCGGTACATATTGCTTCGATAATCAAGCATTATTTAGCGCGCTGAAAAAAGTTTCAAATGAAAACGTCCAGGGAGAATATTATTTACCGGATGTTATTGAAATCTTAAAAGAGGAAGGCGAAGTGGTGACGGCCTTCCAATCCAGTGATTTCGAGGAGACATTGGGTGTAAATGACCGAGTTGCTTTATCGCAGGCGGAGCAAATTTTACGGAAACGCATCAATGAAACGCATATGAGGAATGGTGTAACGATCATCGATCCGCTAACTACGTACATTGAAGCGGATGTGCAAATCGGACAGGATACAGTCATTAGCCCTGGATCATTCATTAAAGGAAAAAGTATTATCGGGCAGGATTGCATAATTGGCCCGAATACGGAAATCAGTAATTGTGAAATTGGTGATGGAACGGAAGTCCTCCAATCGGTTGTACATGAAAGCAGTATTGGAAGTTTTGTTAAAATTGGTCCATTCGCACATGTTAGACCTCAATCGGATATTAAGGATTCCGTTAAGATCGGTAATTTTGTCGAAATTAAAAAGACCGTTTTTGGCGAAGGAAGCAAGGCCTCTCACTTGAGTTATATTGGAGATGCAGAGGTTGGGGAGAATGTTAATATAGGCTGCGGATCAATTACCGTGAATTACGACGGGAAGAATAAACATTTGACGAAGATTGAAGACAATGTCTTCATAGGCTGCAATTCTAACCTTGTTGCACCCGTGACGGTAGGAGAAGGGGCATATGTAGCTGCTGGGTCAACCATTACGCAAGATGTACCGCCGGAAGCCCTATCCGTTGCCCGTGCTCGTCAAGTTAACAAAGAAGATTATGTCAAGAATTTGAAATTTAATAAATAA
- a CDS encoding ribose-phosphate diphosphokinase — MSNQYLDPNLKVFSLNSNFDLAQEIAAAIGVELGKCSVTSFSDGEVQINIEESIRGCDVYVIQSTSQPVNENLMELLIMIDALKRASAKTINIVMPYYGYARQDRKARAREPITAKLVANLLETAGAHRVITLDLHAPQIQGFFDILIDHLVAVPILADFFKEKDLSDIVIVSPDHGGVTRARKMADRLKAPIAIIDKRRPRPNVAEVMNIIGNIEGKTAILIDDIIDTAGTITLAANALVENGAKAVYACCTHPVLSGPAIERIQNSTIKELVVTNSIALSEDKKIDKITGLSVAPLIAEAIIRVHEEQSVSTLFD; from the coding sequence ATGTCAAATCAGTATTTAGATCCTAATTTAAAAGTGTTCTCTTTAAATTCAAACTTCGATTTAGCTCAGGAAATTGCAGCTGCAATCGGTGTTGAACTTGGAAAATGTAGCGTAACAAGTTTCAGTGACGGTGAAGTTCAGATCAATATTGAAGAAAGTATTCGTGGCTGTGACGTTTACGTAATCCAATCAACAAGCCAACCAGTCAATGAAAATTTAATGGAACTTTTAATTATGATCGATGCTCTTAAACGTGCTTCAGCTAAAACGATCAATATTGTCATGCCATATTACGGTTATGCCCGACAAGATCGTAAAGCGCGTGCGCGTGAACCAATTACAGCTAAACTTGTCGCAAATCTTCTAGAAACGGCTGGTGCCCACCGTGTTATCACATTAGATCTTCACGCACCACAAATTCAAGGTTTCTTCGATATTCTGATCGATCACCTTGTTGCTGTTCCGATTTTAGCTGATTTCTTCAAGGAAAAAGATTTAAGTGATATCGTCATCGTTTCCCCAGATCATGGTGGTGTAACACGTGCCCGTAAAATGGCCGATCGCCTAAAAGCACCGATTGCCATTATCGATAAGCGCCGTCCAAGACCGAACGTGGCTGAAGTCATGAACATCATTGGTAATATTGAAGGGAAGACAGCAATACTGATTGATGACATCATCGATACTGCCGGGACTATTACACTAGCAGCCAATGCCCTTGTAGAGAATGGTGCTAAAGCAGTGTATGCTTGTTGTACACACCCAGTCCTTTCAGGCCCTGCCATCGAAAGGATTCAAAATTCAACGATTAAGGAATTGGTCGTGACTAACTCGATTGCCCTATCTGAAGATAAGAAAATCGATAAAATTACTGGACTTTCTGTAGCACCTTTGATTGCAGAGGCAATTATTCGTGTGCATGAGGAACAATCAGTCAGCACATTATTCGATTGA
- a CDS encoding sulfonate ABC transporter substrate-binding protein has product MKKKRKIWLLSIFSIFMLIVSACGQEKNSSTSADAKESNKTIRIGYQKFGTLNILKSKGELDTHLKEVGYTVDWTEFPAGPQLLEALNVGSIDFGHTGEAPPIFAQAANAPLVYIANQPANPSGEAIVVQKDSPIKNVKDLKGKKVGLNKGSNVHYLLVKALEEAGLTLDDIQPVYLPPADARAAFEGNQIDAWVIWDPFLSAAELELETKTIQDGDGLVANREFFLATDSFAGNEEALKIIKEELIKVDKWIEENPRDVAEFLSPEIGMSVAALEKTLNRKEYGLEEISNGVLDDQQKIADTFYNLKLIPSKINVLDASADVKKN; this is encoded by the coding sequence ATGAAGAAAAAACGAAAGATATGGCTGCTGTCCATCTTCAGCATCTTCATGCTGATAGTAAGTGCATGCGGGCAGGAAAAGAACAGTTCCACAAGTGCTGATGCAAAAGAATCGAATAAGACCATCCGAATCGGTTATCAAAAATTCGGGACATTAAATATTTTAAAATCAAAAGGGGAGCTGGATACACATTTAAAGGAAGTGGGTTATACAGTCGATTGGACTGAATTCCCTGCAGGACCTCAACTGCTTGAAGCTTTGAATGTCGGCAGCATTGATTTTGGGCACACAGGGGAGGCACCGCCGATATTTGCACAAGCGGCCAATGCTCCGCTTGTCTATATTGCCAATCAGCCGGCTAACCCATCAGGAGAGGCTATAGTTGTACAAAAGGATTCACCCATTAAAAATGTGAAAGATTTAAAAGGTAAAAAGGTTGGCTTGAATAAAGGTTCCAATGTTCATTACCTATTGGTCAAAGCGTTAGAGGAAGCCGGTCTTACTCTTGATGACATTCAGCCCGTCTACTTGCCACCGGCAGATGCGAGGGCTGCTTTTGAAGGGAACCAAATCGATGCCTGGGTAATATGGGATCCATTTTTATCAGCAGCGGAATTGGAACTTGAAACGAAAACGATTCAGGATGGAGATGGACTGGTGGCGAATCGTGAATTCTTTTTGGCAACTGATTCATTTGCCGGGAATGAAGAGGCCTTGAAGATTATCAAAGAAGAACTGATAAAAGTTGATAAATGGATTGAAGAAAACCCAAGGGACGTCGCTGAGTTTTTATCTCCGGAAATTGGAATGAGTGTGGCGGCATTGGAAAAAACATTAAATAGAAAAGAATATGGACTTGAGGAGATTTCCAATGGGGTTTTGGATGATCAACAAAAGATTGCCGATACGTTTTACAATCTTAAATTAATTCCAAGCAAGATTAATGTTCTGGATGCATCTGCAGATGTTAAAAAAAATTAA
- the ssuD gene encoding FMNH2-dependent alkanesulfonate monooxygenase — MKVFWFLPSHGESRYLGSTKGGRAITLPYLKQIAQAVDHLGFEGALLPTGRSCEDAWVVGSSLISATERMKFLVAVRPGLMSPTLAARMASSFDRLSNGRLLINVVTGGDPVELAGDGVFLNHKERYGQTDEFLDIWRKEMSGDKVDFEGEHLKIEGGDILLPPVQKPYPPLYFGGSSDPAIDISGKHIDVYLTWGEPPVQVAEKIEKVRKKAAEYGREVRFGIRMHVIVRETEEEAWQAADELIKYVDDEMIENSQKIFERFDSVGQKRMSQLHNGNRDSLEISPNLWAGVGLVRGGAGTALVGSAENVAARMKEYEEIGIESFVLSGYPHLEEAYRVAELLFPLLPVEQLESPVSKATSPFGEILANDHYPTKGSENEDAEKIKQKVQ, encoded by the coding sequence ATGAAAGTATTTTGGTTTTTACCATCGCACGGGGAAAGTCGCTATTTAGGATCGACAAAGGGAGGGAGGGCAATCACGCTTCCTTACTTAAAACAAATAGCGCAGGCGGTTGATCATTTGGGTTTTGAAGGGGCTTTACTTCCGACGGGACGGTCTTGTGAGGATGCATGGGTAGTGGGCTCTTCATTGATTTCCGCAACGGAAAGAATGAAATTTCTAGTTGCGGTCCGACCAGGTTTAATGTCGCCAACCTTGGCTGCCAGGATGGCTTCGAGCTTCGACCGGCTGTCGAATGGACGTCTCTTGATCAATGTGGTAACTGGAGGGGACCCGGTCGAACTGGCAGGTGATGGCGTATTTCTGAATCATAAGGAACGATATGGGCAAACAGATGAATTTCTTGACATCTGGAGAAAGGAGATGTCCGGGGACAAAGTGGACTTTGAAGGGGAGCACCTAAAGATTGAAGGCGGGGATATTCTGTTGCCACCTGTACAAAAACCGTACCCACCGCTCTATTTTGGAGGTTCATCCGACCCGGCCATCGATATATCAGGAAAGCATATTGATGTGTACTTAACTTGGGGTGAGCCGCCTGTGCAAGTGGCTGAAAAAATTGAAAAGGTACGTAAAAAGGCAGCCGAATATGGACGTGAGGTCAGGTTTGGCATACGGATGCATGTCATTGTAAGGGAAACGGAAGAAGAAGCTTGGCAGGCAGCGGATGAACTCATAAAATATGTGGATGACGAAATGATTGAAAATTCACAAAAGATCTTTGAAAGGTTTGATTCAGTGGGCCAAAAGCGAATGTCGCAACTCCATAACGGAAATAGGGATTCGCTTGAAATCAGCCCTAACCTTTGGGCAGGTGTAGGCCTAGTCCGTGGAGGCGCTGGTACGGCACTAGTAGGGAGTGCAGAAAATGTCGCTGCCAGAATGAAGGAATATGAAGAAATCGGAATAGAATCCTTTGTTTTATCTGGATACCCTCATCTTGAAGAAGCGTACAGAGTTGCGGAATTATTATTCCCTTTACTCCCTGTTGAACAGTTGGAAAGTCCCGTTTCTAAAGCTACGAGCCCATTTGGGGAAATACTGGCCAATGACCACTACCCTACAAAAGGAAGTGAAAATGAAGATGCAGAAAAAATTAAGCAAAAAGTTCAATAG
- the ssuC gene encoding aliphatic sulfonate ABC transporter permease SsuC, whose amino-acid sequence MKMQKKLSKKFNRFHLISWLVPILLLITWQLLSLWGILSDRILPAPTEVFQAGVALLKTGELIDYIGISAQRAFIGFLIGGIIGFVLGLLNGLSSIAETLFDTSLQMLRNIPHLALIPLVILWFGIEEEAKIFLVALGVLFPIYLNTFHGVKSVDKGLVEAARVYGLSGISLFWNVILPAAFPSILVGIRFSLGIMWVTLIVAETISANSGIGYMAMNAREFMRMDIVVLSILLYALLGKISDVAAKMIEKRCLKWHPSYQ is encoded by the coding sequence ATGAAGATGCAGAAAAAATTAAGCAAAAAGTTCAATAGGTTCCACCTCATATCTTGGCTTGTGCCGATTCTCCTTTTGATAACTTGGCAGCTGCTGTCTTTGTGGGGGATTTTGTCGGATCGGATATTGCCTGCCCCGACTGAAGTGTTTCAAGCAGGTGTCGCTTTATTGAAGACAGGTGAACTTATAGATTATATCGGCATCAGTGCCCAGCGTGCCTTCATCGGCTTTTTAATAGGCGGGATCATTGGTTTTGTACTAGGTTTATTAAATGGATTATCATCCATTGCTGAAACCTTATTCGATACCTCACTTCAAATGTTGCGTAACATTCCGCATTTAGCTTTAATACCGCTGGTGATTCTATGGTTTGGTATAGAAGAGGAAGCGAAAATCTTCCTTGTCGCTTTAGGTGTTCTTTTTCCCATATATCTAAATACATTTCATGGAGTGAAATCGGTGGATAAGGGATTGGTCGAAGCAGCGAGGGTTTATGGGTTAAGCGGTATTTCTTTATTCTGGAATGTTATTCTCCCTGCCGCCTTTCCATCCATTTTGGTGGGTATCCGCTTCTCTCTTGGAATCATGTGGGTCACATTAATTGTCGCTGAAACAATATCCGCTAATTCTGGAATAGGATATATGGCTATGAATGCCCGGGAATTCATGAGGATGGATATTGTTGTTCTTAGTATTCTCTTATATGCCTTATTGGGAAAAATATCGGACGTTGCGGCCAAAATGATCGAAAAAAGATGCTTGAAGTGGCATCCATCATACCAATGA